The following coding sequences lie in one Flavobacterium sp. 20NA77.7 genomic window:
- a CDS encoding glutathione peroxidase: MAIVSEINHSKQNENTIMSTNTIYDFKVKDLAGAEFDFTSLKGKKIMIVNTASECGLTPQYEQLQTVYETYKDENFVIVGFPANNFGAQEPGTNEQIATFCKKNYGVTFPMMAKISVKGNDMHPIYQFLTQKVKNGLQDSEVQWNFQKYLIDENGHLVKVISPRTLPNDAEIINWIEGK; this comes from the coding sequence ATGGCAATTGTTTCAGAAATTAACCATTCAAAACAAAATGAAAATACTATAATGAGCACAAATACCATTTACGATTTTAAAGTAAAAGATTTAGCTGGAGCTGAATTTGATTTTACTTCATTAAAAGGAAAAAAAATTATGATTGTAAACACGGCTTCTGAATGTGGTTTAACGCCTCAATATGAACAATTACAGACGGTTTACGAAACATATAAAGATGAAAATTTTGTTATTGTAGGTTTTCCAGCAAATAATTTTGGCGCTCAAGAACCAGGAACGAATGAACAAATAGCAACGTTTTGCAAAAAGAATTATGGTGTAACGTTTCCTATGATGGCAAAAATATCGGTTAAAGGGAATGATATGCATCCCATTTATCAATTTTTAACGCAAAAAGTTAAGAATGGATTACAGGACAGTGAAGTACAATGGAATTTCCAAAAGTATTTGATTGATGAAAACGGACATTTAGTAAAAGTAATTTCGCCAAGAACGCTCCCTAATGACGCAGAAATCATCAATTGGATTGAAGGGAAATAA
- the menD gene encoding 2-succinyl-5-enolpyruvyl-6-hydroxy-3-cyclohexene-1-carboxylic-acid synthase yields the protein MMYPKIPLAQNLIEIFKQKGVQHIVISPGSRNAPLTIGFTANPFFNCYSIVDERCAAFFALGMAQQLQQPVAVVCTSGSALLNYYPAVAEAFYSQIPLLIVSADRPQSKIDIGDGQTIRQENVFANHSIYNANLNEEASEENDLKIQEAIFYAVSKKGPVHINVPFEEPLYETTEFLHGAPVLVDLIQKEEAFVLDKSFQEQWHLASKKMVLVGELAPSSISNKLIQDLASDPSVVVLTEKSSNLHHVQFIDKIDTLITPLNEEELTILKPEILLTFGGMVVSKRIKSYLRKFQPQAHWHVDELRAYDTFGALKEHFVTHPNRFLAQLYAHPLEKQSDYASIVLEIWNKKVQKHNTYLKEMPFSDFKVFEYISKHLPNHFQLQVSNSSAIRYVQLLDFSSLTSIYCNRGTSGIDGSTSTAIGAAVKATSPVCLLTGDISFFYDSNALWNNYIPRNFKIIILNNSGGGIFRILPGHEETATFNTYFETSHELTAEYMAKMYGLSYFEACDFETLDSVWNTFIAESTPSILEVFTPEKENDKVLLRYFKTLN from the coding sequence ATGATGTATCCTAAAATTCCTTTAGCGCAAAATCTTATTGAGATATTTAAACAAAAAGGAGTCCAACATATCGTAATTTCACCAGGGTCAAGAAATGCACCTTTGACCATTGGATTTACTGCTAATCCATTTTTTAATTGTTACAGTATTGTTGACGAACGTTGTGCTGCATTTTTTGCCTTAGGAATGGCACAGCAATTACAACAACCCGTTGCTGTAGTTTGTACATCGGGTTCTGCACTATTAAATTACTACCCTGCCGTTGCGGAAGCATTTTATAGTCAAATTCCACTACTTATTGTTTCAGCAGATAGGCCGCAGAGTAAAATAGATATCGGAGACGGACAAACGATACGTCAAGAAAATGTATTTGCAAATCATTCCATATATAATGCTAATTTAAATGAAGAAGCTTCAGAAGAAAATGATTTAAAAATACAAGAAGCTATTTTTTATGCTGTTTCAAAAAAAGGGCCGGTACATATTAATGTTCCTTTTGAAGAACCTTTATATGAAACAACTGAATTTCTACATGGAGCTCCTGTTTTAGTTGATTTAATACAAAAAGAAGAAGCTTTTGTGCTTGATAAATCGTTTCAAGAGCAATGGCATTTAGCCTCAAAAAAAATGGTATTAGTTGGAGAATTAGCACCTAGTTCTATTTCTAACAAACTTATTCAAGATCTTGCTTCGGATCCCTCGGTTGTAGTACTTACAGAAAAATCATCTAATTTGCATCATGTTCAATTTATTGACAAAATTGACACATTGATTACTCCTTTAAATGAGGAAGAATTAACTATTTTAAAACCAGAAATTTTGCTCACATTTGGCGGAATGGTAGTTTCTAAACGTATCAAATCTTATTTAAGAAAGTTTCAGCCACAAGCTCATTGGCATGTAGATGAATTACGAGCATATGATACTTTTGGTGCCTTAAAAGAACATTTTGTAACACATCCAAATAGATTTTTAGCTCAATTATATGCACATCCACTAGAAAAACAATCGGATTATGCATCTATTGTTTTAGAAATTTGGAATAAAAAAGTACAAAAGCATAATACTTATTTAAAAGAAATGCCTTTTTCTGATTTTAAAGTTTTTGAGTATATAAGTAAGCATTTACCAAATCATTTTCAATTACAAGTGAGTAATAGTTCAGCTATACGTTATGTGCAACTATTAGATTTTTCTTCACTTACAAGCATATATTGTAATCGTGGTACAAGTGGTATTGACGGAAGTACTTCCACGGCTATAGGTGCCGCTGTAAAAGCGACCAGTCCCGTTTGTTTGTTAACAGGTGATATTAGTTTTTTCTATGATAGTAATGCCCTGTGGAACAATTACATACCTCGTAATTTTAAAATAATAATACTAAATAACAGTGGCGGAGGAATATTTAGAATTCTTCCAGGACATGAAGAAACAGCGACGTTTAACACATACTTTGAGACTTCACATGAATTGACCGCTGAGTATATGGCAAAAATGTATGGTTTGTCTTATTTTGAGGCTTGTGATTTTGAAACACTTGATTCCGTTTGGAATACTTTTATAGCTGAGTCAACGCCAAGTATTTTAGAAGTATTTACGCCAGAGAAAGAAAACGATAAAGTATTATTGCGTTATTTTAAAACTTTAAATTAA
- a CDS encoding GNAT family N-acetyltransferase, whose amino-acid sequence MEILVRAYETQDCSAILDIINDAILHSTALYDYNPRTLENQLAIFDDKLKKGFPILVATLNGQLIGFGFYSEFRFREAYKFTVEHSVYAHKKAIGIGVGKVLLTELIKVAKQQELHTMIGVIDSENTNSIAFHKKYGFEEVGFIKESGYKFNRWLHSVIVQKML is encoded by the coding sequence ATGGAAATTCTCGTTAGAGCATATGAAACTCAAGATTGCTCAGCAATATTAGATATCATCAACGATGCTATTTTACACTCAACCGCTTTGTATGACTATAATCCTAGGACACTAGAAAATCAACTTGCCATTTTCGATGATAAATTAAAAAAAGGATTTCCCATTTTAGTAGCTACACTAAACGGACAACTAATAGGTTTTGGTTTTTACAGTGAATTTCGTTTCAGAGAAGCCTATAAATTTACCGTTGAGCATTCTGTTTATGCCCATAAAAAAGCAATAGGAATAGGCGTTGGTAAAGTTTTATTAACCGAATTAATCAAAGTAGCTAAACAGCAAGAACTACACACCATGATAGGTGTAATAGACTCAGAAAACACAAATAGTATTGCTTTTCACAAAAAATATGGTTTTGAAGAAGTGGGGTTTATTAAAGAATCAGGGTACAAATTTAATCGATGGTTGCATTCCGTTATTGTACAGAAAATGCTTTAA